GTATAATATTATTTGGGCTCCCCCTCCTGCCATCATCCCTCTGAGCTCCTTTGTGGGTGTGCAGGTGAGTTTTATTGCACCCCCTAACAATCTGAAAAGGGCTATAGTTTATGATGGGGGCCTGTGGACATTGCTATGGTATGGAGAAGCCAGGActctttttaagaaatgttcCAGAAGTGTAATTTAAGCATGCTGGCATGCTTAAATTCAACATGTAATTTAAATTCAGTGTTCAGTGTGTCATTCTGCCATAGTGCTCTACTATGTCTTGTGGTCTGCTGACCTGcctgttaatgtatttttctgcttttacatcAGATCACAACGTGTCTTGTGGTAGAACAAGCCCTGATGGGAACAAGAATGCTCAGGATGCCCAACTGCCTGCTTAAACTGAccaggctggtgctgagccacaAGCTGAGGGCCCTCTTCATCCTCACCTTTAAGTTCATGTCCTTTGTCTCCATCCTGTTGTACTGGAGAATCACGGAGGACACTAAGGTCAGAGACCAAGTCTACAGCTTGCCTACTGAAATCCACTGTGCTCACTCTGTGTCATCTCCCCCCCGCGCCATTGCTGATGGgcctcctcctccacctggGGATGTTTTTTTTGTGGAGACCTCTGAGCGAACCAACCCAAATGACCTTTTCACATGCTCTGTGGAGTCAGCTGCACGGACACACCCTGGGACAAGGGTCGTGGTGCTCATGAAAGGCTTGGCCAAAAGAAATGCCTCATTACCCAACCACTGGGGCTTCTCATTGCTGAGCTGCTTCCCCAATGTGGAAATCCAGCCCTTGGATTTGCCAGAGCTTTTCTCTGGGACACCTCTGGCAAAGTGGTACGCGCAGGCTCAGCAGCGCTGGGAGCCTTATTTCTTCCCCATCCTGTCTGATGCCTGCAGAATTGCCATCATGTGGAAATTTGGTGGCATCTACCTGGACACAGACTTCATTGTGCTTAAGAACTTAAAGAACCTCACCAATGTGCTTGGTACCCAGTCCAAGTATGTATTGAATGGGGCCTTTCTGTCCTTTACACCCAGACACAAGTTCATAGAGCTTTGCATGCAGGACTTTGTGGAGAACTACAACAGCTGGATCTGGGGACATCAAGGCCCACAGCTCCTAACACGTGTCTTCAAGAAGTGGTGCTCCATCAGGAGTCTTCGGAGCAGTAAGAGCTGCAAAGGTGTAAGTACTCTTCCCCGGGAGGCTTTTTATCCCATTCGGTGGCAGGACTGGAAGAAATACTTTGAAGTGGTCAGCTCCTCAGAGCTTCAGGAACTCCTAAAGAACACCTATGCGGTGCATGTATGGAACAAGAAGAGCCAAGGGACAAGGCTAGAGATCACATCACAGGCATTGCTGGCTCAGTTGCATTCTCACTTCTGCCCTGCCACGTATGATATCTTGAAGATGGATTCTGAACGGCAGTGACTCCAAGGATCAGCTAAGAGAAGTTGCCTGGGAGTCCCTATCCTTTGAGCTGTTCTATCACAGATGAACCCTCTTTTGAAGAGAGGCAGTGGGAGTTCAGGAGAAAAGCTATTTGTGGGGTGTAGGTGGAGCCCATGGTTTCAGACCATCTGTGCAGCCCTTTTTCTTGGCGTTAACAACATTTTGGTCCTCTGCAGGacctttcttctgctctgcttgATCTGGTGGAGAAATGTCAGGAGGGAAGTGAGTGCTGGTTCACTTGTGGCAGCTCCTTCCTTTCTCAAAGGTCTAAGATCCCTTGCTATGTCTTTAAATCTGGAAGGGGCCTTTGTAGAAATGTGTATCTCATCCTCTGACACTGACTCTCAAAGCACCAAAAGGATGGgagaacaaagaacaagaaCTGAAGAAGTTAAGGGTGTGCTAGAggtgtcctgaaaaaaaaaaaaaaaaaaaaaaaaagaaaactaaggaacaaaagaaacaaaggggAAATGGCTAAAGCAACTTCGCTTCACTTTGCTTCGCTTCACTTTCCTTTCACTTTTGAATGCTTGGGTGTAAGGGACTTTTCATCTGTGGTTTGAGCAGAGAACAGATCAGTGGATCCTCTGTTCAGTGTCAGATCCCAGTACTTGCTTGGAAATTTGGTGTGAATCAGAACAAGAGGATCTGAGGCTAGTTAATCATTTATAAAGAGCTCTTGCACAACAAcgttttattttatattaatggCAAATTAACACCCTGTGATGAGCTCTTCCAAATCACACCTTAAATTTCATGTGACACAGGGAGAACTGAACTCTCTTATACAGTGGGTTATAAGTGTGATCAAATGTCCATTACAGCGTCTAGTATCTTTCAGCACTTGGACTGATTCTACAGGAAAGAAGtgatatttctaaatattccTAAGACTAGAGAGTTTGGTAGGAAACGTATACTGTCTAAATGCAAGTCAAGGAACCGAGCCATTTATGGTGGACGTCTTCAAGTAGCCTGGAGCACTCCTGTTATTCACTGTGCAGGAGTGGAGTCTCTCCTGGGGAGGTCTTGAGAAGTGCAGTGAAAAGATCTACTCTTCTCCTGTGAGTGTTTCACTTAACTGCAAtggaaaaaggtttttttttgtttgtttttgtttttgcacaaAAGGTGGCAGAAAACCCAAAAGGATATATTGATTCTCTTACAGTTCTTTGTCTGAAAATAATAGAGAAAGAGCTGCAAGAAGCAAGAGTAAGGTAGAGACTAACAGTCTCATTACATCTGTTCACCACCACAATCTAAGTAGATTTGCTGAGGAACATGAGCATAACACTACAATGGGGTTAACAGAGGTGAACAGAGTATTGGTCACCCTGTCTCCTACACTATTAAGAAGGTGCTCCAGTTACCCTTCTGATGACCACAAGTCAGTCAGATCTCCCATGTTACCTAGCCTCATAGCAAGAGCTTTTTCAAGTGGTGCTAGCTGCAAGTCCTCTGATTGTGACTCAGATGACTGCTAGGTCTGCATTTCTCTGAGGcctcttctttttcccacaTCATATATAGGAAAGGTGAGGTTTGCTCAGCTTAGCTCAGGCAATggacaaaaaaagtaaaagactGTGCATGCAGGGACAGCATTTCTCTGTTTGTCTTAggtttatttgtcttttctctgatgataaaaatgagaaagccAAATTGCCCATTATTTTTTCACAACAGCTCTCTGTTCCCTGGGGAACATGGCTGTGGAAGCTTAGGAGGGTGTGcaccttttgtttatttgtctgcTGAGCTAGTGCTGCTCTGCAATGAAAACTACCTGCTACGAGGGGGGCAGAATGGGAGCTCAGTGAACAAGCAGCTGTTCTGGAATGAAGAAGGTTCTGGAAACACTCCTCCACTGACTGGCACCCCCTGCACGTACATACATAGGTAATGCcatgtgctggggctggctAGGATGGAGTTAACTTCCCCCACAGCACCCATACAGCAGTGCAGTGCTCTGCAcgtgtagctagaacagcattggtatcacaccagtgctTTGTCTATCGCTCAGCTGTTCCCCACAGCACCAAGACTCTCTCCAAatcccagagccagcaggctagGGTTGGgcaaggggtggggaggggatatcaccagggcagctgaccaaaactgaccaaagggatatcccataccatgtggtgtcacacccagcaataaaaggtggggaagggggaggagacCTGGGGGGGGCTCATTATGAAGATACCTGTCCTCCCAACCAATGGCTGCACATATTGAGGCCCTGCTGCCCAAGATGTGGCCAGACATTACTCAGTGATGGGATGTAGAGAATAATGTGTGGTGTGTAGTTCAGCAAgccatcagtgtgaaaccactATGTACTCTCCTTTGTTCTGCTCAGCTTTATGTTATATCCTGGAGACATTCAAGACTTTGAATGTTTGCAGCTCTCCTGGCACTGAAGGAATTGGACTCAATGATttttatgggtcccttccaactcaggatattctgtgattcaatgaacattttaaagaacCTTTAAGAATGTCTTCTGCTTGTGGGGAGCAGTAGTTTTTCCTAACTGCACTGAGTGGTATAAGTGGATGCTATTTTTACTTCCTACTCTCTCTGTcactactctttttttttcttcttcttcttcttctcccccccACTGTTCTATTTAGATGAAGACAGAGAATCATCAGCCCTGGCCTAGTCTGTGGGCACTGGGGCATAGTGTGCATAATTTCTCCTTCTACtggttgtttctgttttgggCTCTTTGGGCTAGACAATGGAAAACTCAGAGAACTAGAAACCCTTACCAGGGATGGTAAAATGGTGGTTTGTGATCATAAATGCATAACAGAGTGTCTACTGTGGCAATACTATGAACTGAATACAGACATGTTTGGGACCCACTGCAATGAATATCTGGCTTGGTTTACCAATTCTTATTCTAAGAAAGTGCCTTTTTGCATACATGGAgtagatttttcttgtttttgtttgttttccctgttgaGTCAGTGTTCCAAGGTTTGATAATCAAAACAAAGTAGACTTTGGCCTCTTTCCCTTTgtcttgtaaaagaaaaataaatacatttttttactatttcttctctttgtcaagatgttctgttttgttctgagaGGCGTTGGTGGCAGGTCTGAGCAATCTGTTAGTTATTAtgctgaaaagtattttaaagttgtGTTCTGAACTGACTCAATAAAATTAGGAGTGTGAAGTGAATGTGAGTCAAGATGAGCATAATCACATGTGGAAGGACGCAGACCCAagcaacctgctgtaggtgaccctgctttgagcagggtgACTGGGCTAGATGATCTCcaaaggtgccttccaaccccaGCCTTTATGTGATTCTGTGGCTAGATGGAGCCTGACCTGAGGCTTGAAGAGCTCCAGTGATGGGAATAGCTATAAGTGCTTTCCTAACAGCTTCCCCAGTGTTGGCACCTTATAAGTGGGTCTGTGTTGATGCAGTGCTTGAAAGATCTGGGGAGGGGAGAATGAGTCTGGGAAGCTACAGACCTGATATTTGTTGCAGGCAACTGAGTAGAAACTGCAATAAATCCTAAACTTAGTGGCTGTATGTGTAAGGGGTGGCCATTTTATGGACACATCAATGTGTCTTCTGTAAGGGAAGGTCAGCAGCCAATGAGTACAGAGACAAGGGGGAATTCTGTTAGAAAATGAGGGCCACCTGAGTTGAGAAAAGTTATTCAATGAAGTACCTGGCATAAGAATGAGGATTCCCAAATGGATGAGTAAATTAACTGGTGTAAAGCAGTGTATGTTCAAAGAGCACTCAGGACCTCAGGTCTTTGGGTGAGAGAAGACAGCCCTGTGAAACTCAGCTCAGTTCTTATGGCAGTCACCCAACAGTGACTGGGAATTATTAGCAAAGGagtaaaaagcaaaaggacAATTTGCTTTCTCACAAAACATAAAGCTTAAGGTTTGgtaataagttttttttttttttttttttttttttttttccctccttctgaTTCATTACtaattagaaaaattatttgcagcATAGCTGCAAGGCCCATCAGCTGCATGATCTTTGTATCAGCCACCATATTACCTGAACAGATGATGATATAATACAACATCCTTATTGATcagcttgttttctctctgtgttcaGGCTCCACAGTTCGTCAGTAGCGCTACGTTTTCCTGCCTTCTCTACAGCAGATGCTCTATCCCCTCAAGCCTCTCATTGGTTTCTCTTCTACAGTTTGCCAAGCTAAAATTTATTTACAGGATTCAACAGGCTATGTTTTGGAGGGTTAGAGAAACAGGTAtgtaaaaactgcttttttttttttttttttttttttttcctgtatataaCACCAATAGTACATGCTGGCATTTCtcataagaagaaaatgttctgcaaaTCCATAGTGGATGGTTTGTGCTGTTTCTCCTCTATCCCCAAAGGCCCAGTGCCTAGTGGAAAACAATCATTTTGTGCTGTTGTGTTCAGAAACCTCCCAATGTGGCTGACAACTGATTTTCTGGCTGCATGGAGAGTTTAGCATGTGATTCAGTCACAGTTCCCAGAGAGTGAATGAGGAGCAGTGCCAGATGGGTTCTCTGTCCTGTTCCCTTCTCCCTGTAGTTGCATATTAAAACTTGCTGTTTCCTGAAGCTGTCTGTTCTAGAGTACAAAGATTTAGATTTGGAGATGGAGCAGAGAGAGGCAAGAGAAGTACCACAAtcctcccagctgcctcccctTCATCTGCATATTGACCTGAAAGCCCTAAGACAAAACAGAGAAGCCAGGAGACTATATCAGAGATAACAAAAAAGCATGCTGTCCTGAAGTGAAGGAAGGAGAGTTCAGCTCTGCCACAGTTCTGTGGTCTGCAGACTTGTCTCTcaatgtgtttttctgctttcttccccttcaaATCATGATGTGTCTCCTGGGAGAGCAGGCTCTGATGGGAACAAGGATGCCCAAATGCGTGATAAAACTgacccagctgctgctgagccacaAGCTGAGGGCTCTCTTCATCCTCACCTTTAAGTTCATGTCCTTTGTCTCCATCCTGTTGTACTAGAAAATCACAGAAGACTCTAAGATCTGGATCAAGTCTACAGCTTGCATTCATATGGAAATTTGGTGGCATCTACCTGAACAGATTTCATTGTGCTTAAGAACTTAAAGAACCTCACCAATATGCTTGGTACCAAGTCCAAATATGTATTGAATCAGGCCTTTCTGTCCATTATGCCCATACACAAGTTCATAGAGTTTTGCATGCAGGACTTTGTGGAGAACTACAATAGTTGGATCTGGGGGCATCAAGGCCCACAGTTCCTAATGTGTGCCTTCAAGAAGTGGGAGCTGAAGAGAAAAGCTATTTGTGGGGTGTAGGTGGAGCCCATGGTTTCAGACCATCTGTGCAGCCCTTTTTCTTGGCGTTAACAACATTTTGGTCCTCTGCAGGacctttcttctgctctgcttgATCTGGTGGAGAAATGTCAGGAGGGAAGTGAGTGCTGGTTCACTTGTGGCAGCTCCTTCCTTTCTCAAAGGTCTAAGATCCCTTGCTATGTCTTTAAATCTGGAAGGGGCCTTTGTAGAAATGTGTATCTCATCCTCTGACACTGATTCTCAAAGCACCAAAAGGATGGgagaacaaagaacaagaaCTGAAGAAGTTAAGGGTGTTCTAGAGGaagtgttctgaaaaaaaaatgtaaaagaaaaaagaggtgAAAAGACTAAagcaacttttttatttttatttttttcttggaaatttgATGTGTATCAGAACAAGAGGATCTGAGGCCAGTAATATCCAGAACAGTATGATCTGCAAAGGGGCTTTTTCCCCAGAAACTGTGAATTATATTCCCTGGCAGCAgtggaataatttatttgcaggAATCAGCTCCTTGAGGCTTCAAGAACTCCTAAGAACATCTatgtagtgcatgtagggaacAAGAAGAGACAAGAGACAAGGCTACAGATCACGACACAAGGTTTGTTGTCTCAGCTGCATTCCCACTTTTGTCTTGCCAGATATGAGAACATGATGAAGGTCTCTGAAGAGTAATGAAATCTTATAATGGGATCTAATGGCCCTTGTCTTCTGGGAAGTTCCCAAAGCTGAAGGAAACGGGATGCTTTTAACACCCCACAGAATTGGTTTCCAGCCTATGGAGCAGGAATTCTGTGTGGCATCTCTGTGATTTTGTACCACTTCTAATATCTGCATGAGAGCCTATGTATTTCAAATATACACCAGAATCTCAGTTCTGACTCTTGTCTTGTCCTTCAGTAGCCCTAGCTAGTAGCCCTAGATAAACATGTCCATTATGGCCTACCAGTTGCTCCTCTTTTGCTGTTCTAGTAATTGTTCTTCCCATACTTTAGGTCTGAAAAGCCTCTCATGTAGTTTCAACACATGTAGGAACCCTTGGCTTGCTCTgtgtaacattttaaagcatgtaAATAACTGCCAACCAGTGCTACAGAACATGTTTTAGAGGAGCTTAAGACCAAATTTCCAGGCTGTAAAAATTATTATGGCTGATCAAGTTTGGGGATAGACTGgtagtatattaaaaaatctttaagaaactaaaaataattttaatctctGCTTGGCTCAGTGTTAAGTTTTTCTTGCTTGCCATAGGcactttatttcaaatgatCTTTTCTATTGTTTTACATTCTACAAAAATAGGCTTACTTTtctaggtaagaagggggatggggctgaagcaaggattgttggagctgtgccagggggaacaatagcaaggccgggggataaggcaatggcccagctgaagtgcatctacaccaatgcacacagcatgggtaacaaacaggaggagctggaagccatcgtgcagcaggcaggctaggacttggttgccatcacggagacgtaGTGGGACCattctcatgactggagtgctgcaatgactggctataaactcttcagaagggacaggcagcacagaaggggtggtggagtggctctctatattagagagtgttttgatgttgtagaactcgaggctgggcgtgacaaagtcgagtccctttgggttaggatcggcggggccaacaaggctagcgtcctggttggggtctgttacagaccgccgaaccaggacgaggagacggatgaggagttctacaggcagctggcagaagttgcgaaattgtcagcgctggttctcgtgggggacttcaacttccctgatgtatcctggaagcacaacacagcccagaggaagcagtctaggaggtttctggagagcgtggaagatagcttcctgacacagctggttagtgagcctaccaggggtggcgccccgctagaccttctcttcacaaacagagaaggactggtggaggatgtgattgtcgggagctgtcttgggcagagtgaccatgaaatggtggagttctctattcttggcaaggccaggaaggggaccagtaaaaccactgtattggactttcggagggctgactttgtgctgctgaggacactggttggtagagtcccttgggaggcggttctgaagggcagaggagtccagaaaggctgggcgctcttcaagagggaaatcttaatggcgcaggaacggtctgtccccacgtgcccaaagacgagctggcggggaagaagaccagcctggctgaacagagaattgtggcttgagcttagaagaaaaaagagggtttataatctttggaaaagtgggcaggccactagggaggactataaggatatcacgaggctgtgcagggacaaaattagaaaagccaaagctcatctggagctcaatctggctactgctgttaaagataacaaaaaatgtttttataaatacatcaacacgaaaaggaggactaaggagaatctccatcctttactgggtgcggggggaaacttagttacaagagatgaggaaaaggtggaggtgcttaatgccttctttgcctcagtctttaacggcaataccgattgttctctggatacccagtaccctgaactggtggaaggggatggggagagagatgtggccctcactatccatgaagaaatggttggtgacctggtacggcacttggatgtgcacaagtcgatggggccggatgggatccacccgagggtactgagagaactggcagaggtgctggccaagccgcttaccatcatttatcaacagtcctggctatcgggggaggtcccagttgactggcggctagcaaatgtgacgcccatctacaagaagggccggagaagggcctgtcagtttgacctcagtgccagggaagctcatggagcagattatctcgagagtcatcacgcagcacttgcagggcaagcaggcgatcaggcccagtcagcatgcgtttatgaagggcaggtcctgcttgacgaacctgatctccttctatgacaaagtgacgcgctgggtggatgagggaaaggctgtggatgtggtctaccttgacttcagcaaggcttttgacaccgtttcccacagcattctcctcaagaaactggctgctcttggcttggactggcgcacgcttcgttgggttagaaactggctggatagccgggcccaaagagtcgtggtaaatggagtcaaatccagttggaggccggtcactagtggcgttccccagggctcggtgctggggccggtcctcttcaatat
The nucleotide sequence above comes from Oxyura jamaicensis isolate SHBP4307 breed ruddy duck chromosome 1, BPBGC_Ojam_1.0, whole genome shotgun sequence. Encoded proteins:
- the A4GALT gene encoding lactosylceramide 4-alpha-galactosyltransferase, with translation MGTRMLRMPNCLLKLTRLVLSHKLRALFILTFKFMSFVSILLYWRITEDTKVRDQVYSLPTEIHCAHSVSSPPRAIADGPPPPPGDVFFVETSERTNPNDLFTCSVESAARTHPGTRVVVLMKGLAKRNASLPNHWGFSLLSCFPNVEIQPLDLPELFSGTPLAKWYAQAQQRWEPYFFPILSDACRIAIMWKFGGIYLDTDFIVLKNLKNLTNVLGTQSKYVLNGAFLSFTPRHKFIELCMQDFVENYNSWIWGHQGPQLLTRVFKKWCSIRSLRSSKSCKGVSTLPREAFYPIRWQDWKKYFEVVSSSELQELLKNTYAVHVWNKKSQGTRLEITSQALLAQLHSHFCPATYDILKMDSERQ